Genomic segment of Osmia bicornis bicornis chromosome 2, iOsmBic2.1, whole genome shotgun sequence:
AAGAGCAGAGAACGACGCGATAAAGACCATACTAGAGACGAACGTGGACATTCAAGACTCGGTCGGGATCAACGAGACACTCGTGATAAAGACAAAGAAGAATTACAGGAACGTTGTCGCGAACGACCACGAGAGAGggatcgtgatcgtgatcgaGACCGAGAACGCGATCGCGATcgagagagagatagagatagagatcgtgatcgtgatcgcGATAGAGACCGTGACCGGGATCGGGATCGTGATCGCGATCGTGACCGAGATCGTGAacgtgatcgtgatcgtgacCGAGAtcgtgaaagagaaaaggatccAATAAAAACTAGAGACAGAGATATACCATCTTTAGTTTCAACAACGATAGGTTTAACAGCAGATAAGAATTCGCGTTATAGCCGTGATAAAGAGCGAATAGTAGTGAAGGATAGTGCCTTTGAGAAGAATGGTATCCGAGATCGTAGAGGTGACAGAGAAAGGGAGCGATCTGAAACAAAAACGCTTTCCGATCGCGACAGAGCATCTCAACGATATGATAGAAACACTGTAGATAAAGAGGCATCCACTCGTAAAACTGGCATGAACTCGCCTAGAGATCGTTTTCCACGGGAGAGATCTTTGGACAGAGTTTCTTTGCTTGATAAAGGTGTGCATAACGTACCACCATTAACCCAAGCATCTTCCTTACCTGTCGTTCAATCCTCTGTAGCATCTTCGTCATCTTCGTCCGCACCGGCTACATTGTCAACGTCAAGAGATAATTTAATTGAGAGGATAGATGTCGGACACTATGATAGAGAAAGACATAGACGATTCAATACTAGGTACGACCGAGGTCATACGTCTGAACACGATCAGTCGCGCGTTACGCCGACTAAAGTTGATCGTTTGATCGAAAGACGAGAGGGGGGTAGTCCAAGACGTACAATTGAAATCGATAGAAATTACAATAGAAATTATGGACGTTTATCAGAACATTGGGAGGAACAAGAGGAGACATCCTCGCATTTAGATTACCGTGATCACCATGTTCACGAAGATGATAGAAGAAAAACAGTGGATGGAAGAAGATACGATAGCCCGTTTGATGAGAGACGTGGAATCCGTGAGGAAAGGCCACGGGAATCTAGATATGTTGTTCAAAGCGGTGATAGAACATCCTTTGACGATCAtcgtcatcatcatcatcatcatagACATCCACTCTATCCAGGAGAGAAAATAAGAAGTAATACATTAATTCGGTAGGTTGACAGtgatatataattaatataattcgGTGTGTCacgtttaaatttaattttactttcattAGCGATGAGAATGTTGCTAACGATGACTGGGATAGCCATCATCGTGATGTAGAACATAACAGAGAACGAGCTTATGGACCTGTTGATTGGGAAGAAAGAGAGTGGCGAGTAAGAACATTATGGGACAGTAGAGACAGTCTTCCTCGATCGGAAGTGCATGATGATGACTGGAGTTCTCGATATGATAATTCTGTATCAGATTGGAAATCGAACGACGGCCGAAAATGGGATAATCAATCCGTACATATTCGTGGTCACTATCGAAATGATCGGTCTAAGGAAATAGAATTAGGAGAATCTACATCACATAAGTATGTcctatttcattattatttatcatttatttataatattttaaatgatattaacAAGATGTTTGTTTTAACCCCTTTTTTCTAGTAAAAGAAGAACTTATAATAATTCTGAAACCAGAGACGAATGTACAGTTCATAGTTCTAAACAAGCATCTTTATATGGTAGTATGAAAGAAGAACctattaataaaaagttaatGGAGCTTGCGGAAGGTAAATTGTCTACAACTCGAGAAAAATCTGCAGATACTTTTCCAAAAAAAGTATTACCGAAAGAAAAATCTGAAACGAAAGAAATCGTTGCAACTGAACCGAAACGTTCTTGTATAGACGAGTCTCTACAAACTCTTCATACAGAAAGTGATCTCAGTGATATTAGTGATGATCCAGATGATATATTAAACATGGATGACGTTACAGTACGTTCTATTTGTTTTCCATCATATTCTTTagtgaatattaatttcacaTAACTATATTTGTAATGTTTACAGGACATCGATACGAATAAAACTCGGACAAGTAAGAAAACTCCCGATATCCCTCAACGAGACGGCCAATCAACAGTTCAAGAAACAGAAGTATCATCTCCAAAAGAACCTATTGAAGATACAGTTTTTAATACAAAGGGAAAAGATAATGCTGAACCAATGTCGTTTAGgtatattttaacaaaattatttttacttttttgcCACTGTTGTATTCTTATTACACGTTTGtctataattatattaatagaaACATGGAGGATGAAAATGTGGAAACTATGGACTTCGAAGAAATCTCTGATGGTGAATTAGAAGAAGATATAAAAACAAGCGGTAAAGGTTTAGGTGATGCTTTAGGAGTTGATTGGGAGAGTCTTGTTAAAGAAACGCAACCTCGAAGACCTACATCGTGTAATCAAAGTTCAGAAAATCGTTGGCAATGCAAAGCAATTTTGCATAGAATCGGTGTTTCAGCAAAGTATGCGGGagaagatataataaaaaaattgacaaAGAAATATGGAAAAGACGGTACCTCGTTTGATCTGTTACAGCTTCAAGGAAATTATTTCAAGTTCGTgtaattaaacaatatttttacttGCAGATCATTCGGAATTTTTTCTTCACGATGTTGCATTTATGCACACAGCACTTGCCCGGAATCGCTTATTACATGACCTAAACAATGATATGCTGCCTACGGTGGATGATTTTCTGTATAGGtaaatagttattaaataattaactgTCATTCAAAACcttttaatataatacaatataaaacagtatataattttgttgtaGAAGTAGTAATGTAAATATTGACGAAGACGTAGATTATGATTTGGAAGTTTTGAAACCCTGTACATCTTTATACGAAGAAGCAAAGTGTTTATTACAACAAGTTGTATGAAGAAGCTTCTGTGTATAGTAAATGACTTCCAAAATAGCACTTTGCTACCGTATTTACACGGTTCAGCATAGAACAAAAGTGCATCAATTTGTTACTGGCTAGTCTGGCTCAGCTATTTAGATATTTGCTGTAGCCAACTTAGCTGTTAGCGGTGCaattgtaaaaagaaattaaattgatacGTTTTTCTTAACACctagttttttaattttccataacTAATgtctttttatatattattcaatCTTTATACATCTTTCTTGATCAAAATTATAATCATGACGATTAAACATTGTAATGAATTATATACTTAACGAATATATGTTTATATGtatttgtttttatatttaatgaaattaaccTTCTAAATTTATATACTTCAATTCTGTCTAACGACAAATAACAGtacctattatttttctaaataaatgttttttaacaCAAACTTGTTCACTCACATAATTATACTTTTggtataattttcaataaatatttgtctattcatttcctttctgttattttttaaataatacttaAAATTGGTTAAAGTATTTCTTATCATGTTCAATAGTAGTAGCTGAAACAACATCATTTTGCAGAATAACGATTGCTTTTTCTAGTATACGTTGATTTTCATCAgtctgaaaaaatatataatgtaaatatatcaaattaatgtaaacaaataaataatataaatatacctCCACAGAAAAATTTGATTGTACTTTCTCAGCATTTTGTTGTCGAAAccgtttcaatttttcgagGTTTGAGCAATATAATTCATACAAAATAAGCcctgaaatatattttatatttatatacaaagGTAATATAAGCTATactattttgaatattaacttacctttttttttgcaatcACCGCAATTTAAAACATCCAATATACAAAGTAAATCATGGCAGTATTTTGATTTTGTATCCAACTCGATATCAGTcaaatctaataataattttccaaaattcacCACGTGTATTAATAATTCTCGAATGTATATTTATAGATTACCAAAATACCTGCCCACTCGATACCTTCGCTCCTGCCGTAATACGATATAATTCGAAACTTTACGTCTACGATTAGATAATTACTCAAAGGAATTATACACATGAGTTCCTTTTGCATAAACCTGAAAATCTGTCGTGGAGATTTGTACAGAATCTCTTCGGTTACGGCCGCAATACCTGAACGAATCGAACATAtctaataaaaaaggaaaaaacaaAGTACCTGCAACTGAAAGAAAGTTACCAAAGCCAAACCCTTTATCAAACTACTAATTTCTAAAAACTTAAGTATTTGAATACCTGTCGATTATTTATAGTCTTCCTGCATCTATCACAAACCCAGGAAGTTCCAATGTTAAGAGGATCTGCAGGTAACAAATTTCCTGAACAATCATCAAATGCGCACAGAAGTGCACCTAATCTCGTTCCAGATtcctaaaataaattaaaagaacataaaacatacaagatttattttaattattaatttgaaaagtttATCAAATATTCAGGTATCCAAATACAATGATATACCGTGGGATCGCTGCATCTCTTGCACGTACAAGAAAAATGTTTGGTGATTCTTAAAAATTGTCTTCTCAATGTCGTATCCCAGAACAAATTCGTGTAAGACATAGTAACTTCTTCTCCAGCGGCAATTGGAAGAGCGGCATTAACATACAGCCGATACTTTCCGTCAAAATGATGTCTTGTATTTGGTACGCAATTGTGATTCTGTAGCCCTCCTAAAGGATAAAGACCGCGCAAACTTGACGAACGATCCTTATCGTGAACGCTAACTGTTTCGAATGAATTCGAGTTGAATGCTCCGCAAACGCGTTTCATTAATTCCATATCCTTTTCGTTCGGAGATTTCTCCACGGTTCGTAGAAGTAGTTCGATCTTTTCCAAGAAATTTATCGATTAGTTTCATAAAGagaatgattaaaaataattgcgTGTATATTCCCGTACCTCGTAATTAGAAGTGATAGTTTGATCGCATTGAAGAGCGCGCAAACATTCACGCTGCTGTTCCGTCATGAATAAAGCGCGAATCGGAATCAATGCCAGTAACAAATTCAAGGACCAATCTGTGCCACAAGTCGGTACCAATGACCTCAAATACTCGCATTCGTAATTCACATGTTTCGGTGAATTTTCGCATTGCGACGAGCATACCGGCAAACCGCAGCCCCGATCGCATGGAAATAAAGGGCACTCGTTCTTGTAACAACACGCGCACATTTGCAAATGTTTGCCCACGCACCTTGGCCCGATCACCATAGGTGCATCGATGAAAATCAATTCGTTCGGCGCTATATCTCGAGTAGCGAACATGCCACGACCACCTAAATTCGAATAACGAACGGTCCACGGTCGTGGATCCTCGCATGCgatgttattttcttttaaatgaGATACCAATAATTCTTCCACCTTTTCCGGTTCCACGATATCTTGAAAACTCATCCTGTACGATGATTTTCTTCAGCAAGTCTCTTGAGTGCAGCTGAACACTCTCGACGACGGTGACTAACGTAATGAAGTCTGAAAACAGCATCTTCTCATCATGTGTGTATATACAGATTAAGAAAATGTTCAGATTATGTAATAcaattgtatttatatatatacatatcttTGCTGCATcgattaatataattaatgatatgTATGCAAATGAAGATTGATGAGATATTTGCAGTGATGATCGTGATGATCGACGCCGTTGTTGAAAGGTACTATCAATAAATGAAACTGCTGTACTCCCGCTTTATGCTCTATTGCTGTGCTCTAATTCAGTTTAAAATAGAGTTAGAGATCTGGTAAACGATTCCCTGCGTTTTGCACCTATTGCACCCATACGATATGGTGCATTGATTAAACtgaaaaacaaacaaacactAATGTTAATGTAatgttcttttaaaataaaaaaaaaggaaacagtagctctttgtttaataaattaaattacaaaatataaacaaaagtAGCTTTGTATCAGTACAATCATTGTACTATATTGTAAatgataaagaaaagaatgtataaaataaagcaTATGATGCATTTGTACAATATGGGGTAGTTTTTTCaaaatcgaatgaaaattattattgatgaAGCAAATTTTCACGCAAGCGTATCCGATTCTCTTCATCGTCTGTATACTTTATCGTTGCTAAGACTACCAGGTAACTGACTACCTGCAACAAATAGCAGGTACAATAACAGGTacataatatatgtatattgtacCCGGATAGTTCAACCAACTGGTTGTACCCTGATCATTGAATAAGTTGATATTAATACTGTGGACCAATGTGTCTTAcctatataaaaatttgtagaaATCTATCGTAAATATATATGACAGAATTACGCTGTTTATGCGTAGAATGTGTTATAAGAGGAAGTTGATTGTAAACTCCATGAAAAAGGGAATTTTTATTCTGGCAACAATTTTGCTTTTAGCGGTTGATTTTTCGCAAGGATTAAATTGCAGTACCGATCCTTGCATGTACGGAATTTGTTTAGAAGATATAAACaggtaattgaaaaataaattacctgattttttacttttcattCATGTTCTTTTATGTTATAAAAGAATTCTATTGATTATGGCATATTTCTTTTGTGTGCAAGTGTtcataattaacataattaatcaattattcCGTATGTGTAATGCAGCACTTATTCCTGTTATTGTATCGATGG
This window contains:
- the LOC114883029 gene encoding SET domain-containing protein SmydA-8-like isoform X2, whose protein sequence is MSFQDIVEPEKVEELLVSHLKENNIACEDPRPWTVRYSNLGGRGMFATRDIAPNELIFIDAPMVIGPRCVGKHLQMCACCYKNECPLFPCDRGCGLPVCSSQCENSPKHVNYECEYLRSLVPTCGTDWSLNLLLALIPIRALFMTEQQRECLRALQCDQTITSNYEIELLLRTVEKSPNEKDMELMKRVCGAFNSNSFETVSVHDKDRSSSLRGLYPLGGLQNHNCVPNTRHHFDGKYRLYVNAALPIAAGEEVTMSYTNLFWDTTLRRQFLRITKHFSCTCKRCSDPTESGTRLGALLCAFDDCSGNLLPADPLNIGTSWVCDRCRKTINNRQICSIRSGIAAVTEEILYKSPRQIFRFMQKELMCIIPLSNYLIVDVKFRIISYYGRSEGIEWADLTDIELDTKSKYCHDLLCILDVLNCGDCKKKRAYFV
- the LOC114883041 gene encoding zinc finger CCCH domain-containing protein 13-like gives rise to the protein MSKSSIRKITVDPTKCNTDSRRPSVFERLGTKPAVTAGQNTSDYCRNWALNGSCSYGKNCKYANTHTLISPSKRAKKDNAIASTTGLIEDPFKRLTSKIVKKASHSPDLNLEEWNQTDLEYEDEKVLERRRQLLQRELELQMKKDKEVHGKDKVKQKKKAMTSSSSSHTSSTSSSSSSSSSEDSSSSSTSDSRKKVKKIKSKRHHSGSTDYDEDKERRRKLKLKRLGTKNEKPSVKKKRKFESSSAKKEITARSVKKYSSSSTSRKHSSTPRTRSPAVQVSAPATPATAVLGSSVSLPHHGTSNKVKERNRSESPKATKSRDIDKEERHYKKIRDVDELSKDGTKTKPFDKVKEQDKEKNRTIEEKLKIEERLKLKYKDKDIRSRTPPTSEKSKHQHSKDAISTKTRRSRTPEKSSKSKRELTPSKLPDRPVSTNRSRDSEKKDREYHKSDKTKDREDIRKNDQNNKARQISNQEESHRRIGKECDDKAYLSDKTRQKSRERRDKDHTRDERGHSRLGRDQRDTRDKDKEELQERCRERPRERDRDRDRDRERDRDRERDRDRDRDRDRDRDRDRDRDRDRDRDRDRERDRDRDRDREREKDPIKTRDRDIPSLVSTTIGLTADKNSRYSRDKERIVVKDSAFEKNGIRDRRGDRERERSETKTLSDRDRASQRYDRNTVDKEASTRKTGMNSPRDRFPRERSLDRVSLLDKGVHNVPPLTQASSLPVVQSSVASSSSSSAPATLSTSRDNLIERIDVGHYDRERHRRFNTRYDRGHTSEHDQSRVTPTKVDRLIERREGGSPRRTIEIDRNYNRNYGRLSEHWEEQEETSSHLDYRDHHVHEDDRRKTVDGRRYDSPFDERRGIREERPRESRYVVQSGDRTSFDDHRHHHHHHRHPLYPGEKIRSNTLIRDENVANDDWDSHHRDVEHNRERAYGPVDWEEREWRVRTLWDSRDSLPRSEVHDDDWSSRYDNSVSDWKSNDGRKWDNQSVHIRGHYRNDRSKEIELGESTSHNKRRTYNNSETRDECTVHSSKQASLYGSMKEEPINKKLMELAEGKLSTTREKSADTFPKKVLPKEKSETKEIVATEPKRSCIDESLQTLHTESDLSDISDDPDDILNMDDVTDIDTNKTRTSKKTPDIPQRDGQSTVQETEVSSPKEPIEDTVFNTKGKDNAEPMSFRNMEDENVETMDFEEISDGELEEDIKTSGKGLGDALGVDWESLVKETQPRRPTSCNQSSENRWQCKAILHRIGVSAKYAGEDIIKKLTKKYGKDDHSEFFLHDVAFMHTALARNRLLHDLNNDMLPTVDDFLYRSSNVNIDEDVDYDLEVLKPCTSLYEEAKCLLQQVV
- the LOC114883029 gene encoding SET domain-containing protein SmydA-8-like isoform X4, whose product is MSFQDIVEPEKVEELLVSHLKENNIACEDPRPWTVRYSNLGGRGMFATRDIAPNELIFIDAPMVIGPRCVGKHLQMCACCYKNECPLFPCDRGCGLPVCSSQCENSPKHVNYECEYLRSLVPTCGTDWSLNLLLALIPIRALFMTEQQRECLRALQCDQTITSNYEIELLLRTVEKSPNEKDMELMKRVCGAFNSNSFETVSVHDKDRSSSLRGLYPLGGLQNHNCVPNTRHHFDGKYRLYVNAALPIAAGEEVTMSYTNLFWDTTLRRQFLRITKHFSCTCKRCSDPTESGTRLGALLCAFDDCSGNLLPADPLNIGTSWVCDRCRKTINNRQICSIRSGIAAVTEEILYKSPRQIFRFMQKELMCIIPLSNYLIVDVKFRIISYYGRSEGIEWAGILI
- the LOC114883029 gene encoding SET domain-containing protein SmydA-8-like isoform X1, which codes for MSFQDIVEPEKVEELLVSHLKENNIACEDPRPWTVRYSNLGGRGMFATRDIAPNELIFIDAPMVIGPRCVGKHLQMCACCYKNECPLFPCDRGCGLPVCSSQCENSPKHVNYECEYLRSLVPTCGTDWSLNLLLALIPIRALFMTEQQRECLRALQCDQTITSNYEIELLLRTVEKSPNEKDMELMKRVCGAFNSNSFETVSVHDKDRSSSLRGLYPLGGLQNHNCVPNTRHHFDGKYRLYVNAALPIAAGEEVTMSYTNLFWDTTLRRQFLRITKHFSCTCKRCSDPTESGTRLGALLCAFDDCSGNLLPADPLNIGTSWVCDRCRKTINNRQICSIRSGIAAVTEEILYKSPRQIFRFMQKELMCIIPLSNYLIVDVKFRIISYYGRSEGIEWADLTDIELDTKSKYCHDLLCILDVLNCGDCKKKGLILYELYCSNLEKLKRFRQQNAEKVQSNFSVETDENQRILEKAIVILQNDVVSATTIEHDKKYFNQF
- the LOC114883029 gene encoding SET domain-containing protein SmydA-8-like isoform X3; translated protein: MSFQDIVEPEKVEELLVSHLKENNIACEDPRPWTVRYSNLGGRGMFATRDIAPNELIFIDAPMVIGPRCVGKHLQMCACCYKNECPLFPCDRGCGLPVCSSQCENSPKHVNYECEYLRSLVPTCGTDWSLNLLLALIPIRALFMTEQQRECLRALQCDQTITSNYEIELLLRTVEKSPNEKDMELMKRVCGAFNSNSFETVSVHDKDRSSSLRGLYPLGGLQNHNCVPNTRHHFDGKYRLYVNAALPIAAGEEVTMSYTNLFWDTTLRRQFLRITKHFSCTCKRCSDPTESGTRLGALLCAFDDCSGNLLPADPLNIGTSWVCDRCRKTINNRQICSIRSGIAAVTEEILYKSPRQIFRFMQKELMCIIPLSNYLIVDVKFRIISYYGRSEGIEWADLTDIELDTKSKYCHDLLCILDVLNCGDCKKKD